In Arachis stenosperma cultivar V10309 chromosome 1, arast.V10309.gnm1.PFL2, whole genome shotgun sequence, one DNA window encodes the following:
- the LOC130945656 gene encoding uncharacterized protein LOC130945656 → MTSTTTMLLRSSSSSSTLNSWLPHSNHSSAEPEIIHQIPRITRSITLSASSSPKGVALPRVLSDSDLSSSVHMPWVRPPSRTTSLGPALFSFSELTEGDGAGCGGGVGGGGIGIGGGRGGWGFWDSNYDNDPTDEYYRAMIAANPGNPLFLSNYARYLKEVCGDYVRAEEYCARAILADQNDGKVLSMYADLIWESHKDAPRAECYYDQAVKAAPDDCYVLASYAHFLWDATEAGELGEEDSSQNSPSFFHGGIPPAPPSPLATAA, encoded by the exons aTGACAAGCACAACAACTATGCTTCTTCGAAGCTCATCATCTTCGTCCACGCTCAATTCATGGCTTCCCCATTCCAATCACTCTTCTGCCGAACCCGAAATCATTCACCAGATTCCACGAATAACTCGATCCATCACGTTATCCGCATCGTCCTCGCCCAAAGGAGTCGCATTGCCGCGTGTTCTCTCTGATTCTGATCTCTCCTCCTCCGTACACATGCCTTGGGTTCGTCCTCCTTCCAGAACGACGTCGTTGGGCCCCGCATTGTTTTCGTTCTCCGAGTTGACAGAAGGCGATGGTGCAGGttgtggtggtggtgttggAGGAGGTGGTATTGGCATTGGTGGCGGTCGCGGTGGTTGGGGATTCTGGGATTCCAATTACGACAATGATCCAACTGACGAATATTACCGAGCCATGATCGCAGCTAATCCCGGGAATCCACTTTTTCTTAGCAACTACGCAAGGTACTTGAAAGAG GTTTGTGGAGATTATGTTAGAGCAGAAGAGTATTGTGCAAGAGCAATTTTGGCTGACCAGAATGATGGGAAGGTGTTATCCATGTATGCAGATTTGATATGGGAGAGCCACAAGGATGCTCCTCGTGCTGAGTGTTACTATGATCAAGCCGTTAAAGCTGCTCCAGATGATTG TTATGTTCTAGCATCCTATGCTCATTTTCTTTGGGATGCCACGGAAGCGGGTGAGCTAGGGGAAGAAGATTCCTCTCAAAATTCTCCTAGTTTCTTCCATGGAGGTATTCCACCAGCTCCCCCTTCTCCTCTAGCCACAGCTGCTTAA
- the LOC130981758 gene encoding equilibrative nucleotide transporter 8 isoform X1: protein MEAVKVSIDQDERRDTCRVAYIIHFLLGAGNLLPWNALITAVDYFAYLYPTKHIEKVFSVAYMISSVLVLLMMMSWGGWSRTTLRLRMNVGYSMFVMSLMVPPVIDWASSSTKLEDRPSGAYGLTVAAVVICGLADGLVGGSLIGSAGKLPKQYMQAVFAGTASSGIIISVLRIITKASLPQTPKGLQISAHLYFMVATVFLLCCIIFSNLQYKLPVMQEYYQSLQHDNTLCSGTRFWAVAGKIKGPAFAILIIYVVTLSIFPGFIAEDLESKLLMDWYPILLITVYNLADLIGKSLTAFYVIQSITGAIWASIIRLLFYPLFILCLHGPKWLKSEVPMIALTFLLGVTNGYLTSVLMIQTPKSVPFSESELSAIVMIVFLGFGLVGGSVLGWFWIL from the exons atggaAGCAGTCAAGGTCTCAATTGATCAAGATGAGAGAAGAGACACATGCAGAGTTGCTTACATAATCCATTTCTTGCTTGGTGCTGGCAACTTGCTTCCTTGGAATGCTTTAATCACTGCAGTGGATTATTTTGCGTACCTCTATCCAACCAAACACATAGAGAAGGTTTTCTCAGTGGCTTACATGATTTCATCAGTTCTAGTACTTCTCATGATGATGAGCTGGGGAGGTTGGAGCAGAACAACATTGAGGTTGCGAATGAACGTCGGGTATTCAATGTTTGTTATGTCTCTCATGGTACCTCCTGTCATTGACTGGGCCTCCAGCAGCACCAAGTTAGAAGACAGACCAAGCGGCGCCTATGGTTTGACTGTTGCAGCAGTGGTGATTTGTGGTTTAGCAGATGGCTTGGTGGGTGGAAGCTTGATAGGATCGGCCGGCAAGCTCCCAAAACAGTACATGCAAGCTGTTTTCGCCGGAACTGCATCATCAG GTATTATAATTTCAGTGTTGAGGATAATAACAAAAGCATCACTTCCACAAACACCAAAGGGACTACAAATAAGTGCTCACTTGTACTTTATGGTTGCTACTGTTTTCCTACTATGCTGCATAatcttcagcaatttgcagtaCAAGTTACCAGTCATGCAGGAGTATTATCAGAGCCTTCAACACGACAACACCTTATGCTCTGGGACAAGATTTTGGGCAGTTGCGGGGAAAATCAAGGGGCCAGCTTTCGCAATTCTCATAATCTACGTAGTGACTCTGTCTATCTTCCCAGGATTCATTGCAGAAGATCTGGAATCCAAGCTTCTAATGGATTGGTATCCTATTTTACTGATAACAGTTTATAATCTTGCTGATCTTATTGGGAAGTCATTAACTGCCTTCTATGTCATACAATCTATCACAGGGGCAATATGGGCCTCCATAATAAGGTTACTATTCTATCCACTCTTTATCCTTTGTCTTCATGGACCAAAGTGGCTGAAATCAGAAGTGCCAATGATAGCTCTTACCTTTCTGCTTGGTGTTACTAATGGTTACCTCACCAGTGTCCTTATGATTCAAACACCCAAGTCAGTGCCCTTTTCAGAATCAGAGTTATCTGCTATTGTGATGATAGTGTTCCTTGGATTTGGTTTGGTTGGTGGTTCAGTCCTAGGCTGGTTCTGGATCTTATAA
- the LOC130981758 gene encoding equilibrative nucleotide transporter 8 isoform X2, translating into MEAVKVSIDQDERRDTCRVAYIIHFLLGAGNLLPWNALITAVDYFAYLYPTKHIEKVFSVAYMISSVLVLLMMMSWGGWSRTTLRLRMNVGYSMFVMSLMVPPVIDWASSSTKLEDRPSGAYGLTVAAVVICGLADGLVGGSLIGSAGKLPKQYMQAVFAGTASSGIIISVLRIITKASLPQTPKGLQISAHLYFMVATVFLLCCIIFSNLQYKLPVMQEYYQSLQHDNTLCSGTRFWAVAGKIKGPAFAILIIYVVTLSIFPGFIAEDLESKLLMDWGNMGLHNKVTILSTLYPLSSWTKVAEIRSANDSSYLSAWCY; encoded by the exons atggaAGCAGTCAAGGTCTCAATTGATCAAGATGAGAGAAGAGACACATGCAGAGTTGCTTACATAATCCATTTCTTGCTTGGTGCTGGCAACTTGCTTCCTTGGAATGCTTTAATCACTGCAGTGGATTATTTTGCGTACCTCTATCCAACCAAACACATAGAGAAGGTTTTCTCAGTGGCTTACATGATTTCATCAGTTCTAGTACTTCTCATGATGATGAGCTGGGGAGGTTGGAGCAGAACAACATTGAGGTTGCGAATGAACGTCGGGTATTCAATGTTTGTTATGTCTCTCATGGTACCTCCTGTCATTGACTGGGCCTCCAGCAGCACCAAGTTAGAAGACAGACCAAGCGGCGCCTATGGTTTGACTGTTGCAGCAGTGGTGATTTGTGGTTTAGCAGATGGCTTGGTGGGTGGAAGCTTGATAGGATCGGCCGGCAAGCTCCCAAAACAGTACATGCAAGCTGTTTTCGCCGGAACTGCATCATCAG GTATTATAATTTCAGTGTTGAGGATAATAACAAAAGCATCACTTCCACAAACACCAAAGGGACTACAAATAAGTGCTCACTTGTACTTTATGGTTGCTACTGTTTTCCTACTATGCTGCATAatcttcagcaatttgcagtaCAAGTTACCAGTCATGCAGGAGTATTATCAGAGCCTTCAACACGACAACACCTTATGCTCTGGGACAAGATTTTGGGCAGTTGCGGGGAAAATCAAGGGGCCAGCTTTCGCAATTCTCATAATCTACGTAGTGACTCTGTCTATCTTCCCAGGATTCATTGCAGAAGATCTGGAATCCAAGCTTCTAATGGATTG GGGCAATATGGGCCTCCATAATAAGGTTACTATTCTATCCACTCTTTATCCTTTGTCTTCATGGACCAAAGTGGCTGAAATCAGAAGTGCCAATGATAGCTCTTACCTTTCTGCTTGGTGTTACTAA